The Nerophis ophidion isolate RoL-2023_Sa linkage group LG05, RoL_Noph_v1.0, whole genome shotgun sequence genomic interval CAAGACGGCTGCACACAATTCCAAACAAGGGACAGTGTGAGCAGGACGTGGAGCCAGCTTGGATTTCCCCATGATGTCCTTCTGTATCAATTGCCCTGAGGTATGCTACAACTGATATAGCCATAGTTGATGCATTTGAGAACACACAAATCTCTCTGTATACTGTGGAGAGCAGAGAAACAGAGATGTAGGTTCTCTGGATCTGGAGCTGCATAAGTTCCTTTAGGGAATCTTTCCAGACATTCCACTGGATTGCTTTGGCTTCTGGTAAGGGAGTGTCCCAATAATACTCTTCTTTGGTTACATCTCTCACGAGTGCCTTGCCCTGAACTGTGACAGGGGCCACGAACCCCAAGGGATCACAGAGACTGTTGACCACTGAAAGGATTCCCCTTCTTGTAAATGGCTTTGCCTTGTCAGACACACAGAAGGAGAAACTGTCTGTTTGAAGGTCCCATCTCAGGCCTAAACTGCGTTGAAGTGGTAGTGGATCAGATGTCAGGTCGAGGTCCTTAAGGTCTTTGGCAAGGTCTTCAGGGGGGAAAGCATCCAAAACAGTGTTGCCGTTAGATGTTATCTTATGTAGCTTGGTGCTTGACTCTGCCAACATCTCCCTTGCATTTGACAGTACAGTGATAGTTTCCTCAGCATTGGAGAATGAGGCAAGCCCATCATCTACATAGAAGTTCCTCATTATGAAATGCTTGGCATCTGTACCAtgttctctctctccctcttcaGCTGCCCTTCTCAAGCCATAAATGGCCACAGCTGGCGAAGGGCTGTTACCGAACACATGCACAGTCATTCGGTATTCAGTCACTGGTTTTGTGAAGTTGTTGTCCTCGAACCACAAAAATCTTAGAAAGTCACGGTGTTCATTCCAGACTGTGAAACAGTAAAACACCTTATGTATGTCGGTGGACACTGCAACCGGCTCTTTGCGGAACCAAATAAGGACTCCAAGAAGGGTATTATTCAAGTCTGGTCCTTTCAAGAGGATGTTGTTGAGGGAAATGCCTTCGGGTTTAGCACTAGAATCAAACACCTCACGTATTTGATTCAGCTTTTGAGGGTGATGAGACACCAAAGGTTGGTAAGTACCAGCACTCTTGCTTCTCCTTCAATGGTGGAGCTAGCTCTGCTTGTCCTGACTCAAGGATCTTCTGCATGAACTCTGTGTATTGTTCTTTCCTAACTGGTTTTCTTTCCAGTGTGCGACATAAAGATTACAGTCGTTTTGCCGCTTGCTCTCTATTGTTCGGCAGACGTGTTGGGGAACGGAATGGTAAGGGTGCTACCCAGGTCTTAGCATCATTCATGTAGACATTGTTGTCCGTGATCTCAAGGAAGGCTTTGTCATCAATAGACCATGCTATTTTGTCATCCTCCTTTGTCCTCTCAAATATGTTCCATCCAAGTTCATCAGTGTCATCTTCCAGGAGATTTGTCTCTTTGGAGACTTGATTACGTGACCTTGGTGTGTTCTTGTCAAACTTTTCTTTCACATGAATAACACTTGTACATGGACTCGGGAAAGACGTCCGTCCATTAGGTAGGACATTGGTCCTATAGACATTAATGTTGTTTGGCTTGTGGACTCCCTTCAGACATACGTCTCCGACAATGACCCAGCTGAGGTCCAATTGATGAGCCTACGGTGCATTGTTGGGTCCATTGTACTGTCTACATACTTTGTGTACACGTAGGATGTCTCTGCCCAGATGCATGACAATTTCTGCGTCAGGATCAATAGCTGGTATTTTATCTACCACTGGCTTGAGGTGCGGATAATAATGTGCTATTTCTGCTGAGGGGATCTGTGCACGGTCATAGGGCATCATATCACACTCAATTAATGTTGGCAGTGGGATCTGTACCCTGCCATCTATTGACTCTACAATGAGATTATTTGCGCGTCTTCCTGATGTTTCCATGACTCCTGCGCATGTTTTAAGGGTGTAAGGAGTGGCACCTGATCCAATGCCAAACAGGTCAAATAGCTCACTCTTGGCCAGCGACCTGTTACTCTGCTCATCAAGGACAGCATATGCTTTAACAGCTTTCTCTCGTTGACTTGCACGGTATACACGGTCCAAGCATATTTTGGAACATGATCGGGAGCCAACTGCATTCCCGCAAACCTTCGTGCACTTTGACTCTACCTCTGGAGGTTCTTTCTCCTCTTGCTCCCCGCCTTGATCTTTGATGACAGAGCTCTCTTGTTTTCTTACTGCTGGGCCAGGGTGTAAAGCAGTTGGGTGCCTGCTACTGTCACACTCTTTGCTCTGCACAGTTCTATCACAGTCTTTGGCAAAGTGTCTTGTTAAGACACAACACTTGAAACAGATGTGTTTTTCTTTGAGGCAGGATATCTGCTCCTCCAAGCTCTTGTTGTGGAAGCCATGACATTTTCTTAGAGGATGGGGCTTATTATGTAAAGGACACACTCTGTCTGGATCTTCAACCCTTTTCTCCTCCTTGTTTTGTTTGCCTGGATCTGCTTTGGAAACCACAGTTTTCCTGGCGAACACAGATTGTTTGATTTCTCTCTGTAGTTTATCTGTCATGTTTGCAACACCCATGGTAAGCTCAGCAAAGCTGGGGTCATTTTGTATCTTTGCTTGGTCTTGAATAAACTGTACAAAGACGGGAAAAGGAGGATATTGAACCCGAAAATCTTCTTTATATTTCGAGCCAAATGAGATCCACTTCTCCTGAAGTAATAAGGGAGCTTCTGCGCTATAGGATTGACTCCCTGGGGTGTGTTGAGGTAAGCAAGTCCAGGTAGGAATCCATCTCTTCTTGCGGCTTCCAGTTCTAGCAATAGATCTCCTAGTTCGTGCAATTTTTGGTTATACTTATTTGCAATTCTTGGAAATTCCTCTAACCTCTTCAACATAGCATTTTCAATGGTTTCAGCTGACCCATAGCATTCATCCAGCCTCCTCTACAACATTAAGAGTCCTGTAGCGTCATGGATGTGGACTGAACGGATTCGTTTGGCCAACTCTGCAGACTTTGGTCCCAGCCTTCTGGACAGTAAATCTAACTCCTCTCTGTGGCTGAGGTTCAAGTCACCAGTGGCGTTGATAACGGAAGCCTTCCATGCCCAGTAGTTCTCAGGTCTATCATCAAACATCAGGAGATCAGCGCTAACTATTTATTTGCGAATGAGGTACTTGGCTAAGTCTGACGTACCTGATTGATCACGTGAGGGCATGTAGTTAGTGCACCTTGGTGGCGACGCTGCTGGTCTTGGGAAGGTGCAAATTGAAGTTGCTGGCGGAAACATCTTTCTTGGGGGAATTTCACAGGATTCCCAGGACTTTGTTGGCCTTGGGTGGTGGGTCTGCTCTGGCGTTCCCCTTGCAATTTGTGCAACGAgtgaaaatagttgtttttttctgCACAACTGCGTACATCCATACCGTGCATTTCCGTATCACCGTTGTTCATGTTCTGCTGGCGCTTTGGTGATAAGACGGAATCACCGTTGTCCATGTTTTGCTGGCGCTCTGGTGAATAAACGGCTCCTTGTTTCGGATCTTGGAGTTGTTGCTGACCATGATCCACAGAATGTTGTTGCACATATTCACTAGTGCGTTGCTGTGATGAATATGAAGCCAAACCTGTTACTCTTTGTCTTGAAGGTTCTCCAACTTCATCCTCATAAGCTTCTAAGACTTAAGGCTCAGCGCGTGCTGATTCAGCATCAATCCGTAACTTCAGTGCGTCAAAGTTATCTTGTATTTCAGCTGCTCTACATTGATTTTCCGCTCTTTCCGCTATTAACCGTGCCTGCTCGATTCATGTCTGCTTGTCTTTGAGCAAATGTAGCCTTGACTTGTGCAGTTTCGGCTCTGGCTCTTGCTCTGAGAGCTAAACTGTGTGATGAACGGTTAGAGCTGCCAGAGTGATAAGTACGACAGGAGTGTTCAGAAGGTGCACCTCGATCTTCAGGTTTAGGGTTTTGATCATCCATGATATGTTGTTGAATGTCTTTCTGGTCTGCAGTTGTAATGGCTCACTTTCATTTGAAAGCAGACTGAATGTTAAACCTTTTTACTATTCTGGTCTTGCTTTTTGCTGGTTAGCTTAGTAGATAGCTAACATGATATAATCCTTGATGAAAAAAGAGTCCCAAGCGATCAATCGTATATTTTGTAAAACTGTGAACAAAAACacataaacaaacattttacatttaGCATATGTCTATATACAACATACATGTGCATATAGCTATATAAACCAATATAGACGTCTGCTATGTAGCCTATTTAACATCCAAACCAACAAATACTGCCAGTAATTAGCTTTCAACAATGGACACAAATATTTTACTAAAGCAGTCTTAAACTGAAAATGCACAAATATTTGTCACAATATTGTATTCATATAAACTTACAGTTTTAGGCCTTCAAAGTCGAAAAGAAAGCTTAAAGCCTGCAGTGCAGTGCTGTTTGTTTGACAACTGCTCTCTGAAATACACCCACACTAAGCTGACTACGGCAAGACAGGAGGGTAAAAATAGAACACGGACTGCAAAACTGATTTCCACCTCTAGGTGTCTTAGAAAATAACATTGTGGGGCATAGAAGAGAAGAGGTGAGGACTGGTGTTAAGTTGTTAAAGtgtttaactttgcttcttatagagTTAATCTGTGTCTTTATGGCTCCAAGACATTGTGTTCACCTCCTATACTCCATTTGTAAGTACATCAGAGAAACAGTCCAGTACTGTATTTCCTCTTGGTGCCTCTCAATCTTCACCTAACATCGTCATTTTGTATCTTTACTGTCTGATCTAATTACTGTGAGCTTGGATTTCTTAGTTCATATACATAAATGTTTCTACCATACTCATTTTTTACAAGCAATCTGCTTCTGGTTTATCATACTAACATTGTTAAAACAACGTATGTACTGTAAATCTTCATGGCTTGTGTTTCTGTTTAAGATCGCAAATAAAGCAATGACTAAATCCATTATCGAGGTATTCAAACCTTAAAACCTATTTTAGACATAGACTtatacaaactttattgatccacgagggaaattgttccgcacagtagctcagtttcaaaggatggaaagggtaaggatggaaaggataatgcaggtattaaataGACTAAAACTTTACCATAGtagcaaataaaaaatataacatatatgtaatatttgcatattgaatatgcagtatataatatatgttgataTATTATTATAGTTTTATataatatagacaatatataaatgggttgtacttgtatagcgcttttctaccttcaagctactcaaagcgctttgacattacttccacatttacccattcacacactgatggagggagctgccatgcaaggcgccaaccagcacccatcaggagcaagggtgaagtgtcttgctcaggaaacaacggacgtgacgaggttggtactaggtgggaattgaaccagggaccctcgggttgcgcacggccatttccccactgcgccacgcaaatctaaattaccatgtacaatattacattagagttagacttcctttttttgtcattccaatttgaactttacagtacagaacaacatttcgttgcattagctcgttgtagtgcaggataaaagagcaataaggtgcagatataaatagattaatgtacagataaatacaacGTTTTTCATGTGCAtctacgtttatggatgtatgttatattgtctttatattccagcgagttaatacgttttgaggatttttttttttttttgatgcgttcaagagtcttataaCCTGAGGGAAGAAggtgttacagaacctggaggttctgctccggaggctgcagaacctctttctagagtccagcagtgaaaaccgTCCTTGGTGGGGATGTGAGGAATATTTAcagattttctgaaccctggtcaggcagcggctttttgcgatttcccggaaaggaggaaaaggagtcctgatgatgatcttttccgccatcCTCCCCACTCTCTGCAGatacttccagtctgaggcactgtatatgtaacagctgcagcagaaAAAAAAGGTCAGCATAAAATAgtgagtccagggtgtaccccgccctctgccagaatgcagctgagataggctcacgcaccccttgcgaccccgaaagggaaaagtaGTAAAATATggtttgatggatggatggatgttagtgcaccagttgaggaaaatgagcaaactacataaacaacatcctgtaatttgattttgttattattttatcttgatggattgaaaattaacaccaatgactgatgaacattatcacatgatttattcagaaagtataaatatcgacaaataaagatagaatacagcaacatgtaagtgtacaaaaaaaaccaacaacattatgatttgtacattttcggaatgtgcttgttctatttttaaacaaagaaaacaatctgaagttgtctttatttttaagctatcgtgccgtgattttaccagtccggcccactttcaagttgttttactctgtcctccaccctgagccagcccactttagaGAAGAGGGTTggtttggagaagtgggttggaagctctgcttctttctactccttttcgaacatgttgaaaagagaaactggaaattgagatgtatcatgttgtatgcttgcatgtttgaaataaactcaaactcaaaactcaaagtagatccagcagaaaaataTTAATTATAAACAAGGAGAGGTAATTTTGTCATCCATTTAATTTCTAAActagacaaaaaacaaaaacatttacaacTAATTACACTAAATACTTCTACTTCCTTAAATACTGAgctgtaataaaaataaaatgttttgacaGAAGTCTGACTTGAATGTGATTAgatcataggtgtcaaactctggcccgcggaccaATGTTGGCCCGACgtctaatttcatttggcccttgaggcaatatgaaatcAACATTAGAAATGGACCGCCGGTATTGTAcagcgcattcaccgctaatactcatacttgccaaccctcccgacttTCCTGGACTccaaaatttcagtgcccctcccaaaaatctcccgaggcaaccattcttccgaatttctcccgatttccacctggacaacaatattgggggcgtgccttaatggcactgcctttagcgtcctttacaacctgtcgtcacgtccacttttccgacatagaaatagcgtgcgaacccagtcacataatatatgctgcttttacacacacacgcacacgagtgaatgccaggcatacttggtcaacaaccatacaggtcacactgagggtggccgtataaacaactttaacactgttacaaatatgcgccacactgtgaacccacatcaaacaagattgacaaacacatttcgggagaacatccttaccgtaacacaacagaacaaatacccacaacccgttgcagcactaactcttccgggacgctacagtatgcaccccccctgccccccccccccccccccaagcaataattaacgttttattcatgcactttctcttgctacttcaaagcttgaatgtttgattcattcattattgttattttattttcaaatgtattattaggctgtggaaaaagtttatttggatatttacctcagagggctgcaaatagaaaagatgtattaaatttttatttaaaatgtatttgatataccattgatatgttattattattattattttaaactaaatctttgcatgtcactataaagtaatataagccttgcttgttcaatattcaatgcaaaacttgtttgggtccctactaaaaggttaatttgttcacccttggcccgtggctttgttcagttttaaattttggcccactctgtatttgagtttgacgcccctggatTAGATTCTACCTAATAAAGCAGCAGATAACGGAGTACAGTGTCACATGTGTGCCGTTAGGGGGCGATGTAAGCCGTCCTTGCCACTACGGTAACATGGCCGACTGATGTAAGCCATTGTGAATTTCAGCCTCAGCTAGGGTTTATATTCCATCTGCTGAGCGTAAACGCAGTAGCTGCTTGTCGTCCAAAACAAAGAATGCTGGTATCGGTGACTATTTGATCGGAAAGAACGAAAGGTCAATTTGTCGGTTTGCGGACTCGAACCCACATGTTCGGATCCGAGCATGGAGGACTCTGTACGCGGGTGATCAGCCTTTGCCACCAAAATGTAGTCCTTTGACGGCCTACCCGGTGAGCACTTTAACCCTTCTACCATTGCTACTGGTgccatgtaatttttttttaatacatgttCTTATTTTCAGAAGTATTAGTTGTTTCATAGTGAGCCAGGGCGCCACGTTCTACTTAGCAACTTAGCATTAGCCGTGTGCTAGCATGAGCGATGACATTGGCCATGGATGAAATGTAACTTTTAAGCACAAATACAAATGTCACTAGCTTGTGTTTACTGGTTGAAACATTGCCGACCGAAGAGGCGTATCGCTCGTAGTATTATTTGTTTTACCTTGTCTCTTTTAGACCACTGTCTCAACAAGTAGACGTACGACGCGTAGAATTGTCAGATAGCTCAACGATGTTTGGCTTGTTCGCTCGAACATATGACAAAGCATTATCCTCTTgactttccatccatctatttctaccacttgtcccactTGGAGTTGCgaggggtgctgcagcctatcccagcttcaCCTGGAcggaaggcattgtacaccctggacaagtcgcccctcatcgcagggccaacacagatagacagacaacattcacactcacattcacacactatggccaatttagtgcgGCTAATTCAAAGTTATGctcaaaataaacatttggtCTGCGTAAAACGAATAACAAAAAAAGctatttcatttattttgtaaaaaaaagttgacTGTAATTGACCGCTGGGACTGAAGGTGTCTAATACACTCAcgggacacaacattaggtacactggTACTATTCACACAAGCACTTGCAGCTGCATCTAAAGTTTGGCCGCAGACTAAACATGCATccttccatttttctaccgcttgtcccactcGGGGTTaggttggagcctatcccagctgcacccgggcggaaggcattgtacacACATGTCGCCACTATTAGAAACATTTTTCAATATTATACTGTAAAGTTGTTGCCCACTGCAGACTACAACCACAATGATACAGTTATTGTTCATTATagtcattgttgtatttgtaaatgCAAAGACGACGTAAATTTGTTACCACTTTCAACTCAttctccatccatttttctaccgcttgtcatttactggtcgctggagcttatcccagctgcacccGGGCAaaaggcatggtacaccctggaccagtcgccactaTTAGTAACAAATagttgtatagtgcttttctaccttcaatgtactcaaagcgctttgacactatttccacattcacccacacattcacaaactgatggcgggagctgccatgcatggcgctaaccacaacccatcaggagcaagggttaagtgttttgttcagggacacaacggacatgactaggttggtagaagcttgggatcgaaccaggaactctccggttgctggcatggccactctcccaactgtgccacgccaCAAGTTGTTGACCACTGCAAACTATAACCACAATAATAGAGTTATTGTTAGTTATAGTCATTGATATCTTTGTAAACGCAAAGACAACGTAAATTTGTTACTATTTTCAACTCAttgtccatttatccatccatttcctaccgcttgtcccacttggagttgcgggggtgctggagcctgtcccaGCTGCACCCGGGCTAgaggcatggtacaccctggacaagtcgccactattaaaaacatttttcaatatcATACCGTAAAGTTGTTGCCCTCTGCAGACTACAACCACAATAATACAGTTATTGTTCATTACAGTCATTGTTATATATGTAAACGCAAAGACGATGTAAATTTGTTACCATTTTCAActcattctccatccatccatccatttttctaccgattgtcaCTTAcaaggttgctggagcctatcccagctgcacccgGGCAAAAgacatggtacaccctggaccagtcgccactaTTAGAAACCATTTTCAATAtgtaaatgtgttatacttgcatagtgcttttctaccttcaaggtactcaaagcgctttgacactatttccacattcacccacacattcacaaactgatggcgggagctgccatgcaaggtgctaaccgcaacccatcaagagcaagggttaagtgttttgttcagggacacaacggacgtgaccaggttggtagaagctggggatcgaaccaggaactctccggttgctggcacggccattctcccaactgcgccacaccgtaAGTTGTTAAACACTGCAAACTATAACCACAAAACAGTTATTGTTAGTTCTAGTCATTGTTATCTTTGTAAACGCAAAGACAACGTAAATTTGTTACCATTTTCAActcattctccatccatccatccatttttctacccatTGTCACTTacagggtcgctggcgcctatcccagctgcacccgGGCAAAAgccatggtacaccctggactagtcgccactaTTAGAAACAATTTTCAatatgtaaatgggttatacttgtatggtgcgtttcaaccttcaaggtactcgaagcgctttgacactatttccacattcacccacacattcacaaactgatggcgggagctgccatgcaaggcgctaaccacaacccatcaggagcaagggtgaagtttttTGTTcagggacacaacggatgtgactaggttggtagaagctggggatcgaacaaggaaccttcagattgctggcacagccactctcccgacCCGTTAGTTTTTGACCACTGCAAACTATAACCACAATAATACAGTTATTGTTAATTATAGTCATTGTTATCTTTGTAAACGCAAAGACGATGTAAATTTGTTACCATTTTCAACTCATCGTCCATCactccatccgtttttctaccgcttgtcccacttGGAagtgcgaggggtgctggagcctatcccagctgcacccgggcggaaggcatcgtacaccttggacaagtcgccactattAGAAACATTTTTCAATATCATACCGTAAAGTTATTGCCCACTGCAGActacaacaacaataatacaGTTATTGTTAATTACAGTCATTGTTATATTTGTAAACATAAAGATGACGTAAATTTGTTACCATTTTCAAgtcattctccatccatccatccatttttataccgcttgtcacGCGGGGGGGGGGTGCTGTTTTCTATCCCAGCTTCACCCGGGCAaaaggcatggtacaccctggacgataGGTCTCGCTTTTCTACCATccaggtattcaaagcgctttgataccaTTTCCACAATcacccacacattcacaaactgatggcgggagctgccatgcaaggcgctaaccacaacccatcaggagcaggagtgaagtgtcttgctcaaggacacaatggacgtgactcggttggtagaagctggggatcgaaccaggaaccttcagtttgctggcacggccactctccaaacCCCACCACACCATAAGTTGTTGACCACTGCAAACTATAACCACAATAATACAGTTATTGTTATTATAGTCATTGTTATTTTTGTAAACGCAAAGACGACGTAAATTTGTTACCATTTTCAattcattgtccatccatccatccattttctaccgcgtgtcccttacggagtcgcggggggtgctggagcctgtcctaGCTGCACCCAGGCAAAAGGCatggtacgccctggacaagtcgccacgattagaaacatttttcaaaatcatACCGTAAAGTTGTTGACCActgcaaacaacaacaacaataatttaGTATTGTTAATTATagtcattgttatttttttaaacgcaAAGACGACGTAAATCTGTTATCATTttcaactccatccattttctacctcttggagctggagcctatctcagctgcattcggatggaaggcagtgtataccctggacaagtcgccacctcatcacaggaccaacaaagatagacaaaaTTCCCACTCACATTAACACAGTAGCACCAATTGAGAGTTGCCAGTCAACCTACCTTTTATGGTGGGAGGATGccagagtatccggagggaacccacgcagtcccggggagaacatgcaaactccacacagaaatagcCCGAGCCCTGGGatagaactcaggacctttgtattgtgaggcacacgcactaaccccatgTTGCCTCATTTTCAACTCATTGTGTCAAAATAAATGATGCCTTTAATGACAGAGGACAGGGTTTGATACAGGCCAGGTAAAGAATAGTGTGTAAAAACCAAGTGTTGCCCGTAAGTACAAAACCGGTTAAACATAATATTTTATTGCATGTGTTTCTGACCTGTTTTCAGAGCAGCAGCAGAGCCAACGTGAGAAGATACATGTTCTACACATGTGGAGACATCTGAGAAGATCATGAAGGAAACCCCGCCGGTAGATGCTGATGACCCTAAGCAAGGTTGACCACCTTTAGCACAATTCACAGCCGTAGCAATCAACACCAAAGTGCAAACTGTACTTTAGTCTCACTTGTGTAGCAAATTTGAAGGTGATTAAAATGACAACAGCACTTATCTCGCAGGTGGAAAGACGCCATCGACGTCCTTGTTTGATTTAACACCCAGCTCGAGAGGTCGCCAACGCAGGAAAAACTCCAGATTTTCAGACTACGACACCAGTGACATCTACGAAAATGAAGCGCAAAGTGAAAAGGAGATTTCTGCTACAAAGAGTCTGGAAAAGAAGGCGACTCCCAAAAAGACACCTGCCAAGCGAGGACGACCGAGGAAGGTCCAGCTGCCAAGCGTGGACGAACAAGCAGCGTCTGAATCGCCTTCAGTGCCGGAAGCAAAAGGGACTCCTTTAAACAATACTCCAGCTACAGCAAATGATTGCGCCTCTCCTGCACCGGGAGACCCTTTGGAGAATGGGACGCCGAAGCCAAAGAGGAAGTACTTGAAGAAACAGCGAGTCGAGGTGGAACCAGTCACACACTCTCCACGTGAGAGGAGTCCAGAAGTACCTGAGGAGGAGGTACTGAAAGGGCGCTGCAAGAGGACCGCTGCTAAAATGTGAGTCATGTGACACATGAACCGTCTGTAATACTAAAGTTTGCTTGGTCCGACGACAACCCTCTACAGCTC includes:
- the LOC133553044 gene encoding uncharacterized protein LOC133553044; this encodes MGVANMTDKLQREIKQSVFARKTVVSKADPGKQNKEEKRVEDPDRVCPLHNKPHPLRKCHGFHNKSLEEQISCLKEKHICFKCCVLTRHFAKDCDRTVQSKECDSSRHPTALHPGPAVRKQESSVIKDQGGEQEEKEPPEVESKCTKVCGNAVGSRSCSKICLDRVYRASQREKAVKAYAVLDEQSNRSLAKSELFDLFGIGSGATPYTLKTCAGVMETSGRRANNLIVESIDGRVQIPLPTLIECDMMPYDRAQIPSAEIAHYYPHLKPVVDKIPAIDPDAEIVMHLGRDILRVHKVCRQYNGPNNAP